The genomic DNA CCCGACGCGTCCCGTGAAATGCTACGCTTCATGCTGCAACACCGGACGACATTGAAGCTACGCAAGGCTGCGGCACGGGTTAGCGCAACCTGATATCTGGGAACCGAAGATCGCGATGTCTTCTTGGTAAGTCGCAAAGCAGACCTTGGTGACCGGCGTGGCGAAGGTCCGGTTCGCGCCGACCTTTCCGATTTTACGTTAAGCAGCGAGTGGCGGCTTTTTCAGTAGTCCATGGTTAGCTTTTGCCAAAGCATGACTGCGAAAGAGGTTGCTTTATTTATCTGCGATCTCTGACGATGTGTAGGATGCGACGGGATGATTGCAGAGCTGCTTTCTAAGCGCTCCGACCCGACGCCATGAGGATGTTTTACCGTGTCATGGGGAGACGTCACCTTGGACCTGGCGGACCGACCGATCATCGTTTTGCGCGACACGGCCAGTACCTTTCGTGCGATGTCAAATGTCTGTCGGCGCCGCATGTCGGTCCTGCTCGAAGGCCGTGGCAACACGTGTCGCATTGTCTGCCCCTGTCACACCTGGACCTACAATCTGGACGGATCACTGCGCGGGGGGCCTGCGATGGATCAGAACGATGGATTTTGCAAATCGGTCGACAGTCTGCCGGATATCCGTTGTGACGACTGGCTGGGCTGGGTCTTTGCGACGCTGGACCCGGACGCGCTGCCCGTCGCGCAGCAACGGGCAAAGGTCGAAGCCTTTGTCGGTGACGACGACATGGCAAACCCCACCGAAACCATTTTTGAAACTCACATCCGGGACACCCATTGGAAGGTTCTGGCCGAGAACTTCATGGAAAGCTGTCACTTGTCCGTCTGCCATGCAGGGACAAGGGGTGCACGGACAAGCTCTATCGGGGGCATCTGTCACATCTTGAAAGGCCAGACTATGATTTTGCGCAGTATATCAACGCAGGCATAAAGGCTGCGGGCAACAAGCAGGACCAGACATGACTCATATTCGCATCCGCCCATTCAACACCAAGGACACCTATCCCGAACAGTCGCTCGACAATGACCTGTGTCAGGCGGTCGTGACGCAGGGTGGCAAGACGGTGTATCTGCGTGGGCAATGCCCGCAAAGCCTGGATGACTTCACGAACATCGACAGCCATGATCCCGCGGAACAGACCCACAAGGTCATGCAGAACATCAAGCAACTGATCGAGGAAGCTGGTGGCGAAATGGCCGATCTGGTCAAAGTGGTCGTCTATATCACCGACGTGCGTCACCGAGAGGCCGTTTACCGGACCATGGGTGAATACATCAAAGGCGTGCACCCGGTCTCGACCGGGCTGGTTGTGCAGGCGCTGGCGCGGCCGGAATGGCTGGTCGAGATCGACGGCACTGCGGTGATCCCGGCATGACGTTCTCGCTGGTCGCGCGCTGCGCGCAAACTGGCATGTTCGGGACGGCGGTCGCCTCGTCCTCGCCCGCCGTGGCCGCCCGGTGTTCCTATACCCGCGAGGGCGTTGGTGCCGTGTCGAGCCAGAACATCACCGATCCGACACTGGGGCCACTGGCGCTGGATTTGATGCAAGACGGCCTGTCCGCAGAGGACGCAATTGCGCACATTCAGGAACACGGGCAGTTCCTGGACTACCGGCAGGTTCTGGCCATTGATCGCGGCGGTCGCACGGCGATCCACTCGGGGCCGCGCTCGCTTGGCATCTGGACGCAGGCGCGCGGACAGGACGTGATTGCGGCGGGCAACCTGCTGGACAATGAAGCCGTGCCACAGGCCATGGTAGCCGCGTTCGAGTCCGCGACCGGCCATCTGGGTGATCGCCTGATGGCGGCGATGGCTGCCGGCCTGGCGGCTGGCGGAGAGGCAGGTCCGATCCATTCGGCGGGTCTGCAGCTCTGCGATGCCGTGCCCTGGCCGGTAGCCGATCTGCGGTGCGACTGGACCGACGATTGCCCGATTGCGGCGGTCGCTGCGGCATGGGCCGTCTATCACCCGCAGCTTGACGCCTATGTGCAACGGGCCCTCGACCCGCGTGCGGCCCCGTCCTACGGTGTTGCGGGGGACGAATAACGCAGCTTGAACTTGCGGGCACCGAACGCCACTCTTGCGCATGCCTTTGCGTTTTTCATTCAGACAGCTGGAGTATCTGGTGGCCGTCGGCGAGGCGAGCACGATTGCCATGGCCGCACAGCGCGTCAACGTGTCGTCACCGTCGATATCGTCGGCGATCAGCCAGCTTGAAACCGATCTGGGCCTGCAATTGTTCGTGCGCCATCATGCCCAAGGACTGTCCCTGACGCCGGGCGGTCGGCGGGTTTTCAACGCGGCGAAACAGATCCTGTTCAGCGCCAACGGCCTGACGGATCTTGCGAATGACATCGTGGAAACGGCGCGTGGACCGATCACGGTGGGCGCGCTTTCGACGGTCGCCCCGATCGTCAGCGCCCGTTTGCGCCGGTCGTTCGAGTCCGCATATCCGGACGCATCGGTGATACTGAAAGAAGGCAGCCAAACCGATCTGCTGCGCATGTTGGGGCAGGCTGAAATCGACGTCGCGATCACCTATGACCTTTAAATCCTGAAGGACATCCAGTTCGAGGCATTGGCGGCCCTGCCGCCCTGCGTCATGCTGGCCAAGGATCACCCGAAGGCCGCGCAACCCTCATTGACCCTGGCCGAGCTGGCAGGCGAGGCCATGACCCTGCTCGACCTGCCGCTCAGCCGCGAATATTTCCTGTCGCTGTTCCATGATTGCGGTCTGCGGCCGAATATCACCGCGCGGACATCCGACATGTCGATGGTCCGCAGCCTTGTAGCCAATGGCTTTGGGTTTGGTCTGGTCAATATGCGCACGCGCTCTGATCTGGCACCGAATGGCGAAAAGCTGGTGACGCTACCGCTGACGGGGCCAGTCCGGCCCGTGGCGCTGGGATTGGCGACCAAGCGGTCAGATCATCGGTTCGGCATTGTGGCGGCCTTCTTTCGGCACGCCAAAGACCACCTGCACGACACCGGACTGCTGGGCTTGGACGATCCGCATGAAAGCCCCGTGGCAAGCCGTTCCAGAAGCGCGTCCAGCATCCGGTCGCATCTGGCAAGTTGGTCGCGGCTGACAAATTCATCCGGCCGATGCCCCTGCGCCATGGACCCCGGCCCGCAAACGACTGTCGGGATCCCCAGTTGCGTTGAAAACAAACCGCCCTCCGTGCCAAAGGCGACCTTGATCGTCGCATGCCATCGGTCAGGGATGTGACGAAACGGACCACGTCGGAATCCTCACCCGTCGCAAGTGGAAGGTAGCTGCCGGTGGTCTCGATCACGATGTCGGCCTCTGGAAAGGTCTGACGCAGCGGGTCCAGCACATCCTGTGCTACCTGTCTCAGCCGGTCCAGAATGACCTGCGGATCATCGGCCGGCAGATTGCGGATTTCAAACAGCAACTATGCCGTCTTGGGCACGATATTCAGCGCAACACCGCCACAGATGCGCCCGACATGCAGCATCGAATAGGCGATAACGTCGTCATCATCCTGCAGTGACGTGCCGCTGATGTCGGAGACCGTCGGAAACTCGATCAGCGCCTTCAGAATATCAACCGTTTGCATGCGCTGTCTATCCCGTCGCCTGTGAATGCCGCGCCGCAATATGCTGTGCCACATGCCGGGCATCGACCCAGACGCCCCAAATGAACGCCGATCCCCGCATCGACAGCCAGGGCAAGCCGATGAAATAGACACCGGGTGCGGTTGCCACGCCGCAGTCATGCTGCGGCTTGCCGTCCGGCCCAAAGGTATCGACCTGAAGCCAACTGAAATCCTGCGCAAATCCGGTCGCCCAGATGACCGTCGTGATGCCCGCCTCCGCCAGATCAAGCGACAGGATCGGATCGGTCAGGCAACCTGGATCGGACGGGATGACATGGGCCGCGGACTCTGCCGGAAGATCGAGCCCTTCACGCAAGGCATAGTCATCCGCCTCTTGTAGCAGCGACAGATAGTTCGCGTCGCCTGCTGCAATGTTTGCAACCAGATCGGCGTTGAACCGCAGGACACCGTTGTCATAGCCCTGTGTCCGACCGACGAGCGTGATGCCCGCGGCAGCAAGTCTGCGAAAATCGACCGTCTCGCCACCGTTGGCCCCGCTGACGGCAATGGTCACATGCGCTTTTCCGACGGGCGGCGTTTTGGACTCCCACTTCCCAAGGACGCCAAGCCACCAGCAAAAGTCCCGTCCGCGATAGCTGCGGGGCGGCCGGTCATGCGGCCCAACGGACAGGTAGACCCTGCGACCGGCACGCTGCAGCTCGCTGGCGATCTGCGTGCCGGACGATCCGGCACCGACGACCAAGACGGCACCCGGCGCCAGCTGGTCCGGGTTGCGGTAGGCTGATGAATGCATCTGCGTCAAACCGGCAAGTTCGGGCAACACGGGCGGAATGACCGGTTTTTGAAACGGTCCCGTTGCGGCAACGATATTCTGCGCTTCGATCGTGCCTTTGGATGTCTCGACCCGGAAGCCTGTGCCGCCTTCAACGCGCCGGACCTTGCGGACCTCTGTCCCGCAGTGAACCGGGGCGTCGATCTGCCTGGCAAAATCCTCGAAATAGGACGCAACGCTGTGCTTGGTCGCAAACGCGTCCGGTGCCGTATCCGCGAAGGCCATGCTCGGGAAACGGTCGTGCCAGGCCGGACCGTTGGCCACAAGGGAATCCCAACGCTCCGACCGCCAGCGCTCGGCGACGCGCGCGCGCTCCAGCACCACATGCGGGATTCCGCAATTGCCAAGATGCTCACTCATCGCCAGCCCGGCCTGACCGCCTC from Loktanella sp. M215 includes the following:
- a CDS encoding flavin-containing monooxygenase gives rise to the protein MLPEKTDTVVVGGGQAGLAMSEHLGNCGIPHVVLERARVAERWRSERWDSLVANGPAWHDRFPSMAFADTAPDAFATKHSVASYFEDFARQIDAPVHCGTEVRKVRRVEGGTGFRVETSKGTIEAQNIVAATGPFQKPVIPPVLPELAGLTQMHSSAYRNPDQLAPGAVLVVGAGSSGTQIASELQRAGRRVYLSVGPHDRPPRSYRGRDFCWWLGVLGKWESKTPPVGKAHVTIAVSGANGGETVDFRRLAAAGITLVGRTQGYDNGVLRFNADLVANIAAGDANYLSLLQEADDYALREGLDLPAESAAHVIPSDPGCLTDPILSLDLAEAGITTVIWATGFAQDFSWLQVDTFGPDGKPQHDCGVATAPGVYFIGLPWLSMRGSAFIWGVWVDARHVAQHIAARHSQATG
- a CDS encoding DUF1028 domain-containing protein is translated as MTFSLVARCAQTGMFGTAVASSSPAVAARCSYTREGVGAVSSQNITDPTLGPLALDLMQDGLSAEDAIAHIQEHGQFLDYRQVLAIDRGGRTAIHSGPRSLGIWTQARGQDVIAAGNLLDNEAVPQAMVAAFESATGHLGDRLMAAMAAGLAAGGEAGPIHSAGLQLCDAVPWPVADLRCDWTDDCPIAAVAAAWAVYHPQLDAYVQRALDPRAAPSYGVAGDE
- a CDS encoding RidA family protein, translating into MTHIRIRPFNTKDTYPEQSLDNDLCQAVVTQGGKTVYLRGQCPQSLDDFTNIDSHDPAEQTHKVMQNIKQLIEEAGGEMADLVKVVVYITDVRHREAVYRTMGEYIKGVHPVSTGLVVQALARPEWLVEIDGTAVIPA